DNA sequence from the Sneathiella sp. P13V-1 genome:
AGCTGGATCCTCGCGCAAAACGTATGCTTGAAGCGGCGCGACACACACCGCTGCTTATCAGCAGCTTTGACATGCACGGTAAATTGCTGGCCCAAAACCCTGCTGCGGCCTCTCTCTATGGCGCAACGACAGATGATGAAGTCTCTTTGGAAAGTCGATATGGGCAAACAAATATCGTGCCACATATGCTTCAGCAGACTTCAGAGAAGCAATCTTTTCATGCTGATGTTAAAATTGATACCAGTAAAGGCGAAAGATGGCACACGATCACCGCTGAGCCTGGTCGAGATCCTGTAACCGGACATCAAGTGTTTGTGGTCACAGAAGAAGACGTAACAGACAAGATATTGGCTCAGCAAGAACTCAAGCAGCTGAACTTGACGCTGGAGCAACGTGTAGCCGAAAGAACAGAAAAACTCTCCCAAGCCATCCAGGAAGCCGTTAATGCCAACAAGGCAAAAACAGATTTTTTGGCCATGATGAGCCATGAATTGCGGACACCACTCAACGCAATCATCGGTTTTTCAGAAATGATGTCATATCAAGTTTATGGCCCAATTACGGAAAAACAGGAAATAACATTGCGGGATATCAACAAGAGTGGGCGGCACTTGTTGGAGCAAATCAATGATTTGTTGGATGCTTCTACAATTGACAGAGGGGAGCTCAATCTATTCGAAAGCGACTTCCTTCTGAAACCAGCTTTGGAATACTGCGTCAAAGCATTTGAACTTGAAGCAGATAAGAAACAACAAACGCTTGAACTGCAAGTCCCAGAATTTCCGATCACTCTCAACGCAGATGAACATAGAATTACACAAATTCTAATGAACCTGATCAGCAATGCGATCAAGTACACCCCGGAAGAGGGAAATATTACTGTAAGTTCTGGGCTTAATGATAAGGGTGAGCTCTACTTATCTGTCACCGATAACGGTATTGGTATTTCAGCGGATCGGCTTCAGTTTGTCACCCAAGCCTTTGTTCAAATTGATATTTCATCCTCTTTCACTTCAGGAAAAGGTGTCGGGCTTGGACTTTACATCACCTCCCAGCTCCTCGCTGCACATGGTGGACGCTTGGAAATTGAAAGCAAGGAAGGTGTTGGTACGACAATGTGTGCTATTCTTCCTAAAGAACGCACCAAACTAGGTTGTTAGCTTCTTGTAGAACTCTGTGACTTCCCCAAGAACATAATCGAGAGGTAATGTCTCGGAAACTTCCCGAGTACCATCATCATTAACGGTTTCTGTTCGGGTGACGGGCTCCCCTTTGGGCTCTCCGATTAAACAAAGCGATTTTTCTCCATAAGGCTTGTAAACCGCCGGTTTTCCTATTCCAAACAAACCAACAGTCGGAATATCGACAGCGACTGCTGTGTGCATAAGACCGGAATCGTTACCTACAAACAAATCAGCCTGATAAAGTAATTGCGCGGCTTCATATGGATCTGTTTTTCCAACAAAATCTACCACCTGATCGCT
Encoded proteins:
- a CDS encoding PAS domain-containing sensor histidine kinase; translated protein: MSDTPKLAHFKGPEALAAFNHLHTVIWAFNIDDHKFWWANDAALKFWEKRSLEEFLSVDLSSDSPIVRRRLLDVFESASSGRTIEENWTLYPGGIPKMVVVTFTAIWIEDHKKAVLIEASPQLKEELDPRAKRMLEAARHTPLLISSFDMHGKLLAQNPAAASLYGATTDDEVSLESRYGQTNIVPHMLQQTSEKQSFHADVKIDTSKGERWHTITAEPGRDPVTGHQVFVVTEEDVTDKILAQQELKQLNLTLEQRVAERTEKLSQAIQEAVNANKAKTDFLAMMSHELRTPLNAIIGFSEMMSYQVYGPITEKQEITLRDINKSGRHLLEQINDLLDASTIDRGELNLFESDFLLKPALEYCVKAFELEADKKQQTLELQVPEFPITLNADEHRITQILMNLISNAIKYTPEEGNITVSSGLNDKGELYLSVTDNGIGISADRLQFVTQAFVQIDISSSFTSGKGVGLGLYITSQLLAAHGGRLEIESKEGVGTTMCAILPKERTKLGC